AGGATTGTTGTTTCTTGTTACATACTTCATGGAGTTCTGAAGGTTTATGGACATTCTCTGGACAGTAAATCAAATACTAAGAAGGAAAATGTACACAGATTGTAAATTTGAACTTCTTCAATGAGAGATTAATGAAAATCCTTTTTTCCAATTGAACGTTGATGGTTCACTTTGTTTTTGCTGAACTTTTCTCAAATTGATGGAGTCCTTTCTCAGTCATAACCATTCATCTTGGCTTTCTATTTTGTGGATAATATGATTcatattttcttcttcctctgttTTCACTCTGTTGTGTCATGGCTTTCTACTTGTGATCATCATGTCAAACAGCCTTGCCTCTCCAACCACTTGTTTTGAGAATgtattcctttctttttctaccctttttcattttctgaatgTGCCATGTGACATTTTTTACTGGATGGAGATGGTAGTGCAGTTTATCCATGGTGGCCCAGGCAAGACCAACTCTTCGAATTTACGAGTCCGAGTTGGCGTGAAACTCACAATCTACTTCCTCTTCAGTGCTTGATTATGCTATAAATGCATAAGTTGATGTACAATTGGTTTGATTGCTACACAAGGAAGGTGCAATTTTACGCCTTTATTGAATTCCAAAGGAATGGCCTTGCTAGAGACTTCCTCTTCGCAGCATATTACACAACTTTTTCCCCACAGCTTTTCCGCTATTGGAGAACCAGGTTCCTTTGAGTACTTTTATTTGATGCTTTGTCGTACTCCAATTTTAAGAGTAGTGCGTGCTACACAGCAAGGCATGTCTTTAATTTCCTGGTGTTCAATTATGGAGCTCACAGAAGCTTGACAGATTCAAATATCTGCTTCTGGCATATCATATCTAAATGGCTGAAATAATGCATGTACTGTCCATATATTCTGTGATGCAATTGGCGATTTCACTGTCGAGCTCTTGGGCTACAGAAAGGACTTTCTCCGCAATTTGCCTAGTGGTTGACTGGTTGTGGTGCAAAATCCGTTTTTAATGTTTTAGTCATCTTGTATCATTTCGGTTCCATTTctgaaaacagtctctccacatattatctGGCATAAAGTTTACGTACATCCTGTAGTCAAATGTAAAGAAGTTTCACATTTAATTTGTCACTTATACGTGAAGATGAAGGTTTGAACTGTGGATGTCACATGCCTTTGGCTTAAATACAGATTCCATCTCAAAGAGGTAGAAAAGTATGGTACCAATATCTTTCAATATTGTTGGCTTTGGTTATTCGGTTATCGTGAATATAGTGGGCCCGGATGACTTTGTTCCTCCTAGGCTCAATAAGTGGGCtaaacccaactcacttaagATGAAAGGTCCAAGGTGGAGGGAAATGCAAAACAAAGCATCTTCGTAGGATATGCACATGAAGAATTTGGTTATAGACTATGGGATCCTTTATATTCGATTATCATGTTACGCATTATTATACATGCTATCATGATATTCGAGAGTGTATTGGTATCCCAAACACGAGCTGGTCCACACACAATAGCAAAGCGAGAGTGGAGTACTTCAAATGCTCGTTCAACATCCTTCTGCCTTGCCTCTTGGattatagaaaaatatttatttttcaagcctTGTTGACATGAGATTGTTTTCACAATAGTTGATCATCCACGATATAGACCATTCGGGAGATAATATCTCATTGTATGCTCATGCCCATTGATACAATAATTGATTGGAGGAGCATGTCTAGAAGTTATGGTATCAAAAATAAGGGATCGGCCTAATACGTTGATGTCATTACGCCCTCCAAGCATCCCAAAAAAAACATGCAATATCCAAAGATTTAGGCAAGCAACGGCTTCCAGTATTATTGTTGGGGTCCGGCAATGGCCATTATATATCCCTTGCCATGCAGTAGGACAAAATTTTTTCACTTTCAATGCATACAGTCAATACTCAATACTCCCCATCCTGGGGAACTCGAGTTGCACTCCAATGGCTATATCAAAATCTAACAATATCATTACTATTTGGTGCCCTCAAGTAGTGTGGTCCAAACACATCGACAATTGTTGCGACAAATTCTCTGAGCTAGTCCAGAAAAGTGATTTCTCCAATTCGAGCACACTCATTCAAAGAAATTGCAAGTTGATCATATGTAAGCATCTTTATTGTGGCTATTACCTTTTGAATTGAAGTAAATCGAGAAATCCAAGAGCATAAGGTTTTTGACAGAAGTAGTTATTGTGAGACAATACCCCATCAACAATTGACAAAAAACGACTACTCATATGAAATCTCCTTTGAAATAAATGAGGAAGATACACTAGATCTTCCGAGAAATAATCAAATGGAGTCTTTCAACATCATCATGTCTACCACAATTAATTACTCTATGGCCTAGAACAGAACCCCCATGGCGTGATAGTTATCTTTGATTAGTCAATTtatcatcttgcatagcaaatATGAGCATATCGAAGTCTTTGTCGGAGTGCTAAATGTTGGATCAAGAtttagtgtctaggtcaacattgtgtttttgatgattgtgtatgattatCTGCCAACATATGTgcgagcatgcttgacttgtaCATATCCTAAAATATTAGAAAACATGCCTAAATGGTTGTTTGCCAAATTACATGTTGTTTAATCTTATTTAATCTTAATTGTGCAAATGATTCATGTATTAAATGCTTATACTTAAATGTTTACATGTGCCAAGTAATTGATCTTGTACACTTGAGTTAAGTGTGGCCGAAGACCTTATATGCTAAGTGTTTCGTGTGTCACTTGCTTGGAGAATTGTGCCTATACTTGATAAGTGAGGCTTATGCCCATTTCCATGAGAAATTGACATACATGTATGCTTGAATGTGTGCTGGAAATTCAGCTTTGAGAAtgaacatacatggactaagttaaggTTACAAACTTTGATTTATCATAATTTAACCAACTTAGATCCTAATGACTTAGAACTTGAATCACTTGtccatgaaggtctaatatatgttataGTACAAGGATTAAGTGAAATTAAGTGCATTACGCTTagatttggtcatatgcttaaattccgccaaaactaggtttaacctaagttttgtgcatatatgttcctttgtgaacgtggtaaaccaaatgaactccgatttacaTGAAAACTTGTATGAAACTTATTTTCATCATTATGAACATAATTTACTAAGGATGAtttaagagaaaatgtcatttagtGGATTGAAAACCCTAGtaagttttgtggagctcttgtgAAAACCACACCCTTAGTGGATTGGAAAATCCAAGGTTGATGAACTTAGTTaatagacgtaggagaagggtctccgaactactctAAAATACTTGTGTcgattttcttgattgcataGCGTTCGTGTACTTGAACTcagaaaaagaggaaaactaCACATGGGCTTTAAGGTGTTTACAGTCAACAATGGAAGAGTGCACTGCTCTGAGAGTTATTGTCACGGACAGGGAGTTGGCGCTTATGAACTCGTGTGCAGTGGTATTTCCAAATGCTACGAAACTACTTTGTACCTGGCATATTTATAATAGCATCGTCAAGAACTACAAGTCATTACTAAGAGAAAAACAATTGTGGAATTCTTTCTACTCAATGTGGAAAACGTTATTGGAATCAGAAAATGAGTCAGTGCATCTATGCAACTTGTCATATATGCAGGTAATTTTACAAAACCATCCAACTGCGATTAATTACATCGAAACTGTATGGTTGACAtcatataaggagatgtttgtgtCTGCTTGGACCGATAGCTAGTTGCATTTCGGGAACCAGACTACTAACAGAGTGGAGAGTCAGCATGCCAAGTTGAAACGCTATTTGGGTTCAACACAGTCGAACTTGAAGTCTTCGGTATTGTTCATTCATAAGCTCATTCGAAATCAAATTTCATCGATCAAAGCCAGTGTGGAGAAAAGTAGAAATATCATACAACATCGATTCAGAACCCAGCACTTTTGAGAATTATGGGGTTTTGTTTCCATCTACGCATTGGATCTAATTTCGACTGAATTTGAGCGGTATGAAGTTGTTGAACAAGATTCATATGCCTGCAGATGCAAGTATAGAAAATGCTACTGTCTACCATGTGCCCACGAGATTGCAATACATGTGAATGATGGTCAACCTATACCACTTGCTTCCATTGATACATTTTGGAGGAAACTTGACTTGTCGCCATGTGTTTCTCTACTCAATGATGACATTGATTGTGCCGTCAAGgtacaaatgttcacagaacaaTTTAAGAAGCAGTTCAAACCGGGTAAATTCAGTCTACTAAGGAAGCTGAGGGAGATAATCAAACCGTCTACAACTTCTGTTCAAGAACTAGCTGTTAAGACAAATACTCGTGGACGCCCACCAACGAAGAACAGGGTGGTGAATACCAAGCAAACGACAGTTATTCATGATCAAGAACCAAATAGACATAGTTATTCATACGACCGCCCCATCTCAAAGCAAAAGGCAGTTATTCAAGATAAAGAACCAAGAATACACAGTTATACATACGAACGCCCTATCTCGAACTTGAAGTCAGGCACATCGATTCAGGGAAATTTGTCTGCACAAATGAGTTCAAGGTCTGAAAGGATAAACTACTCCGTAGATGGCTATGTTCGTCAATTTGCACCTATATTGCAAGATTACATCAAACAAGTAGAAGATGTAATacctgatggaaattgcggctttcgaGCAATAGCTGTCTGTCTTCGTCTTGGCGAAGATGCATGGGCCACCATCCGGTATAACTTGATGGAAGAGTTGAACACATTCTGGGATCACTATGTTACAATATTTGGCAGTGAAAAGCGAGCATATCATATTCAAAACTCATTGAACTTCTTTGCAACAGATAGAGGAGCACCGATTGAGCACTGGATGACAATACCAGACATGGGTCTCTTAATTGCTTCGAGGTATAATGTCATACTACACGTTCTTAGTCAGTTACAGAGCTTGACATATTTGCCACTTCGATCAACTCCTCCACCGCTatatcaacatgttgctataGCTATTGGGcacgtaaataataatcattaCGTTCGGGTTGCGTTGACAGAGGGTTAtccgatgcctcccattatgtaTCAATGGAAACACTTCAGGTATGATTGTGCAGCTACATGGGCTACATcttatatggaacaacttgatgCGTATATACAACATACTCGTTCTAGGTTCCCTCCCGAAACTATTACGTTAGAAGATTAGGGGTGTAACATGTATTAATgtgattcaataaaataattattttactttattataGTAAATAATTTTTAGAGAACTTTATTTGTCAAATAATTTCGAATTAAAATAGATGTCAAATAATTATAGGGTTAGCAAATGTTCAAACGTAAGCAGCATATGATGTTTTTCTTTGAAGATAAGCAGGATTGAAGAAAGGGGACATGAGGGATAATTTATCAATTCATATCAAATTGATATGGACCCCACTGAACTGATAATCAAAAGAAGAAGTGACATAGAATCTCCGACATGAAGTgttattcaaacaaaaaaaatatttaaaaaataaaaaaaaattgtctgtAAAAGGGAAGAAGTGACATGGAATCTCTGACATGAAGGgtcatttaaacaaaaaaaaattttaaaaattaaaaaaaagtctgTAAAAGTGAAATATTATAAAAGAATTTTAGCACCCTATATTGAGGCGCTAAAATGGACACTTCCGTTTGGAGATGCTCTAAAACAACGTTATGCCGCCCCATTTTACAATCCCTGAAGTTGGACACTTTCAAAATTCGCACTGAAAATCTTCGCAGCCCGAAATCCTGACCAAAATCAAATGCAgaagctcttgaaaagaagCCATGAATACCTTTGCAGCATCCAAATACCACAATTCAAAAACCTATCAATACTCTTACCCACTTCACATTTCTACAGCGCACCGGAAACTCTAAACCCCAGTTCGAAGTTAGGGTTCGTTTTGGATGAAGTTGAAGCGATCCAATCTTCAAAACACACAAACCAGAGTAGCCGGTTAGCGATGAACACTTCGGATGAATCTTCCAACGAAAGTGAATCCTCCAATGCAGGAAAAGGAAGGACTTTTCAGATTTCACATCAGTGGTCGGAGTGGGTGGATTTAATGGAATGCTTATTGAAGAGAGGGTACTTTTATGGAGAAGGAAACCCTTTTCATAGGAGCGACTTGGGCGAGAAGGATTTCAATATTATTCGAACGGCATGCCTTAATTTTGGGCGAGATCGACCTCGTCTAATAAAGTATGTGGAAttgatttttttgaattttgagtttgattaagtatggatatggatttaatatattttattttgaattaataAACTAATTTGGTTTGTTGGTAGGTATTTATTGATTCTGTTTATCATaggatggattttttttttatttgcttgtgtttttcctttttgactGTGCTTGCTATCTGTTTGATATTTGGTTACAATGAAGGActccttcttttttccttctcattgACTTAAACTTTGCTTGCTTTCAATGTGAAGTATACAGGCATGTTCTTGTATGATTACCATAGTGTGCTTGTTACATAGAAAGGTTTAATCATGTGGGAGTGAGCAACCATTTCTTGTAACGAGTTTGCTGGAAGGTAGAGCTGAATATATTCGTCATTTACCAAGGTATTGTTTTGGTCGTGTAGCTTGATAGATGGGGACTTTTTACTAAAGGTTATTTCTTTTGCATCAGCTCTCCTTGGGATCCATTTATTGCAATGGAAGTTGGTGAAAGTTAAGCCGTGAAGTGAGTAGAGATATTGTCTTCTTATAACAGTGTGTTAACTGGGTGGGTTGGTGTCTTCGTGTATGTGTCCATAGTCTTCATTTAAAAAAAGAGGAATATGAGATAGGTTGTAGGTAGGTTAGACATTTGGAACTCTAGTGGAAGGAAAAAGTAATTCGATAGGTTTGAAGAGCAGAGCACACCATGTGCCTCTTCTCTGTTCAATAACTATAATGAAGTTTCCTTAAAAAATGTTCTGAGAAATGGATACTAACTTATACTATCGTGTGTTTGACAGCAGAAGGTAAGATGGTATCGGTAATGCATACCGGGATAAAAAGCTTTTGCTTTTAGGCCTTCTGACTTATGAGCAATCCACAAATTTGCAAATTGCAACACTTTTAGGGGTCTGGTATCTCATTATTCATGGAGCTTTATAGAGCTTGGTAATTATATATGTTGACCGTATGTTAAATTCGAGGAAGCTTTGATCTCTagtaacattttttgaattgGGTTATTCAGCTGTTTTAAATAATTCAGGAGACTATCTCTGATGCTTTCAGTTTCCTTGTACAGATTGACAAAATAAAGAAGTGGA
The window above is part of the Tripterygium wilfordii isolate XIE 37 chromosome 3, ASM1340144v1, whole genome shotgun sequence genome. Proteins encoded here:
- the LOC119995579 gene encoding uncharacterized protein LOC119995579; protein product: MHKLMYNWFDCYTRKVQFYAFIEFQRNGLARDFLFAAYYTTFSPQLFRYWRTSFENEHTWTKLRLQTLIYHNLTNLDPNDLELESLVHEAFVYLNSEKEENYTWALRCLQSTMEECTALRVIVTDRELALMNSCAVVILQNHPTAINYIETVWLTSYKEICKYRKCYCLPCAHEIAIHVNDGQPIPLASIDTFWRKLDLSPCVSLLNDDIDCAVKVQMFTEQFKKQFKPGKFSLLRKLREIIKPSTTSVQELAVKTNTRGRPPTKNRVVNTKQTTVIHDQEPNRHSYSYDRPISKQKAVIQDKEPRIHSYTYERPISNLKSGTSIQGNLSAQMSSRSERINYSVDGYVRQFAPILQDYIKQVEDVIPDGNCGFRAIAVCLRLGEDAWATIRYNLMEELNTFWDHYVTIFGSEKRAYHIQNSLNFFATDRGAPIEHWMTIPDMGLLIASRYNVILHVLSQLQSLTYLPLRSTPPPLYQHVAIAIGHVNNNHYVRVALTEGYPMPPIMYQWKHFRYDCAATWATSYMEQLDAYIQHTRSRFPPETITLED